A genomic segment from Lusitaniella coriacea LEGE 07157 encodes:
- the tgt gene encoding tRNA guanosine(34) transglycosylase Tgt, with protein MGFSFQLQANCTQTQARAGVFHTPHGRVETPRFMPVGTLATVKGLTPEQLEQAGSQMILANTYHLHLQPTETIIEAAGGLHAFMGWEQPILTDSGGFQVFSLSKLRQISEEGVIFRSPRDGRKINLTPERAIAIQNALGADVIMAFDECPPYPAERSAVKDATDRTYRWLERCIRAHQRPQEQALFGIVQGGVHLDLREEAARALIELDLPGYAIGGVSVGEPPEFIHEIVKAIAPLLPEAKPRYLMGVGTYREMARAIASGIDLFDCVIPTRLGRHGAALVRGERWNLKNARFKEDYRPLDETCPCAACQRHSRAYLNHLIKSREMLGYILISLHNVTELIRFTQEIRAAILADRFAEEFAPWLES; from the coding sequence GTGGGATTTTCCTTTCAACTTCAAGCAAATTGCACTCAGACACAAGCCAGAGCTGGGGTTTTTCACACGCCTCACGGACGGGTCGAAACGCCGCGCTTTATGCCCGTGGGAACCCTAGCAACGGTTAAAGGCTTGACCCCAGAGCAGTTGGAGCAAGCGGGATCGCAGATGATCCTGGCGAATACCTATCATCTTCATTTGCAACCCACAGAAACGATTATCGAAGCGGCTGGGGGGTTGCACGCTTTTATGGGATGGGAGCAGCCGATTCTCACGGATTCGGGGGGATTTCAAGTTTTTAGTTTGAGCAAACTGCGTCAAATCTCGGAAGAGGGGGTGATTTTTCGTTCTCCCAGAGACGGACGCAAAATTAATTTAACCCCAGAACGCGCGATCGCGATTCAAAATGCCTTGGGTGCTGATGTGATTATGGCATTCGATGAATGTCCTCCCTACCCCGCAGAACGCTCGGCGGTTAAAGACGCAACGGATCGAACCTATCGTTGGTTAGAACGCTGCATTCGCGCTCACCAGCGTCCCCAAGAACAAGCTTTATTCGGAATCGTTCAGGGAGGCGTTCACCTGGATTTACGAGAGGAAGCGGCTCGTGCATTGATAGAATTAGACCTTCCGGGTTATGCCATTGGCGGCGTAAGCGTGGGAGAACCGCCGGAATTTATTCACGAAATTGTTAAAGCAATTGCGCCCCTTTTACCCGAAGCCAAACCTCGCTATCTGATGGGGGTGGGAACCTATCGGGAAATGGCGCGCGCGATCGCGTCTGGAATTGATTTGTTTGACTGCGTGATTCCCACCCGCCTCGGAAGACACGGCGCAGCCTTAGTTCGGGGAGAGCGCTGGAACCTCAAAAACGCGCGGTTCAAAGAGGACTACCGACCCCTCGATGAAACCTGTCCCTGTGCTGCCTGTCAGCGCCACAGCCGCGCCTATTTGAACCATTTGATTAAATCGCGGGAAATGCTCGGCTACATCCTCATTTCGCTCCACAATGTCACTGAATTGATTCGGTTCACCCAAGAAATTCGAGCGGCGATTTTAGCAGACCGTTTTGCAGAAGAATTTGCACCCTGGCTAGAATCTTGA
- a CDS encoding ArnT family glycosyltransferase, which yields MPNPFSQQTIQKWFAQKDNRIVLAWLIGGLILRCIIAYWLYPGFDEAYYYLYSLHLDWSYFDHPVLVALTTGLGVWLTGVVSQFTLRIGTLILYTGSLWLLYLTGVQLFGKKAGQWTLAIASVIPIFTIGFGVLTMPDSSLIFFWSATLYCAACEFFPKSASNQHNISPTHQGQNVSPSPLPHTQTEQNYTSPALPYQPTYRLALLGILVGLTCLGKYHGFILGVGLWGFVLTSSRHRRAFASTWTYLGIILFILTLFPLWYWNAQHDWVSFRFQLSSRFEPELNAPKPGYNPLNVLVVFLSGLAYLFPTMGIPLWWVTVRGLWLSAKNKLQNLHSIQLSKTWLILCISLPVTLGFTLLGGKEQILAGWPMPGFWGLTLLLGERAANWEKHSRKWIRRWLWGTAFFLLPILFLALLHLNLGTLQKPSQYALFGGFIAPKNDPSRELIDTSQLQQGFVDSPVLNQALQESSFVATNAYYLGGLIGMALIPVKPIPIVCFSEDMRGFATWSHPEEFLGKDGLYITLERFHKMEKLNREFSGYFTRFVEIGTVPLKRGGAETEVFHVYRVEKMLKPYPRSEIDALANFPA from the coding sequence ATGCCTAATCCCTTTTCGCAACAAACAATTCAAAAATGGTTCGCTCAAAAAGACAATCGAATTGTACTGGCGTGGTTAATTGGCGGGTTGATTCTGCGTTGCATCATCGCATATTGGCTGTATCCCGGTTTTGACGAAGCCTACTACTACCTCTACAGTTTGCACCTAGACTGGAGTTACTTCGATCATCCCGTATTGGTTGCCCTGACGACGGGTTTGGGGGTTTGGTTAACGGGAGTCGTGTCTCAATTTACGTTGCGGATTGGGACATTGATTTTATATACGGGAAGCTTGTGGTTGCTCTATTTGACGGGAGTGCAACTATTTGGCAAAAAAGCGGGTCAATGGACGCTCGCGATCGCGTCCGTTATTCCTATTTTTACCATCGGCTTTGGCGTTTTAACAATGCCCGACAGTTCCCTAATCTTCTTCTGGAGTGCAACCTTATATTGCGCTGCTTGTGAATTCTTTCCCAAGTCTGCCTCAAACCAACACAACATTTCTCCAACTCATCAGGGACAAAATGTTTCCCCTTCCCCCTTACCCCATACCCAAACCGAGCAAAATTACACCTCACCCGCACTACCCTACCAACCCACCTATCGCCTTGCACTCCTGGGAATTCTCGTGGGATTAACCTGTTTGGGAAAATATCACGGATTTATCCTTGGTGTTGGACTGTGGGGATTTGTTCTTACCAGTTCTCGCCATCGCCGTGCCTTTGCTTCCACCTGGACGTATCTCGGTATTATTTTATTTATCCTCACCCTTTTCCCCTTGTGGTACTGGAACGCACAACACGATTGGGTATCCTTCCGCTTCCAACTCTCCTCCCGCTTTGAACCCGAACTCAACGCTCCCAAACCGGGATACAATCCCCTCAATGTATTGGTTGTATTTCTTTCGGGATTGGCTTACCTCTTCCCCACAATGGGAATTCCTCTCTGGTGGGTGACAGTGCGAGGATTATGGTTGAGTGCAAAAAATAAACTGCAAAACCTGCACTCGATACAACTCTCCAAAACCTGGCTCATTCTTTGCATTTCTCTCCCCGTCACCTTGGGTTTTACCCTCCTCGGCGGCAAAGAGCAAATCTTAGCGGGGTGGCCCATGCCGGGATTTTGGGGGTTAACCTTGTTATTGGGAGAACGTGCAGCAAATTGGGAAAAACACTCCAGGAAGTGGATACGTCGCTGGTTGTGGGGAACGGCATTCTTTCTCCTTCCTATCCTTTTCCTGGCACTTTTACACCTCAATCTGGGAACGCTGCAAAAACCCAGTCAATACGCATTATTTGGCGGTTTTATCGCACCGAAAAACGATCCTTCTAGGGAACTCATCGATACTTCGCAATTGCAACAAGGTTTTGTTGACTCTCCTGTTTTAAATCAAGCGTTGCAAGAATCGAGTTTTGTTGCCACCAATGCCTACTATTTAGGAGGATTAATTGGCATGGCACTCATTCCAGTTAAACCCATTCCCATTGTTTGTTTTAGCGAAGATATGCGCGGGTTTGCTACTTGGTCGCATCCAGAGGAATTTTTAGGGAAGGATGGATTGTATATTACCCTGGAACGTTTCCATAAAATGGAGAAATTGAATCGGGAATTTAGCGGCTATTTTACTCGCTTTGTCGAGATAGGAACCGTGCCATTAAAGCGCGGTGGCGCAGAAACGGAGGTGTTTCACGTTTATCGGGTAGAGAAGATGCTCAAGCCTTATCCTCGCTCTGAAATTGATGCTTTGGCAAATTTTCCGGCATAA
- the lgt gene encoding prolipoprotein diacylglyceryl transferase: MFLAFQFQSPGSILFELGPLTIRWYGLLIATTVLVGVMLSQALAERRQVNPELLSDLALWMVLAAIVGARLYYVLFQWSNYAQHPGDIIAIWKGGIAIHGAIIGGTIAALIFARVHKTSFWQLADLVAPSLILGQAIGRWGNFFNSEAFGRPTDLPWKLYIPYESRPWDLKAFEYFHPTFLYESLWNLMVFALLIALFFWGLRHRDRLKVGTLILVYLVAYSGGRVWIEGLRTDSLMLGPLRVAQVISLCAIALGLAGLVWLYGLSRSLPDVRQKKLKNR, from the coding sequence ATGTTCCTTGCCTTTCAGTTTCAATCTCCAGGTTCAATTCTCTTTGAGTTGGGACCTCTAACAATTCGCTGGTACGGATTGTTGATTGCAACCACCGTTTTGGTTGGCGTGATGCTTTCTCAGGCGCTTGCGGAACGTCGTCAGGTCAATCCAGAACTTCTGAGCGATTTAGCCTTGTGGATGGTTCTCGCTGCAATTGTCGGGGCGAGATTGTATTACGTTCTGTTCCAATGGTCGAATTACGCCCAACACCCCGGCGATATTATTGCAATTTGGAAGGGGGGAATCGCAATTCACGGAGCAATTATTGGCGGAACAATCGCGGCTTTAATTTTTGCACGGGTTCATAAAACCTCTTTTTGGCAGCTTGCGGATTTGGTTGCGCCGTCGTTAATTTTAGGTCAAGCGATCGGACGTTGGGGCAATTTTTTTAATTCTGAAGCCTTTGGTCGTCCGACAGATTTACCTTGGAAGTTATATATTCCCTACGAAAGCCGTCCCTGGGATTTGAAGGCATTTGAGTATTTCCATCCCACCTTTCTCTACGAATCCTTGTGGAATTTGATGGTATTTGCGTTGCTGATTGCGCTCTTTTTCTGGGGATTGCGCCATCGAGATCGGTTAAAAGTGGGAACGTTGATTTTAGTGTATTTAGTGGCGTATAGTGGCGGTCGCGTTTGGATTGAAGGGTTGCGTACCGATAGTTTGATGCTGGGCCCGTTACGAGTTGCGCAGGTGATTAGTTTGTGCGCGATCGCGCTGGGACTTGCGGGACTGGTATGGTTATATGGGCTTTCGCGATCGCTCCCCGACGTTCGCCAAAAAAAACTCAAAAATAGGTAA
- a CDS encoding type IV pilin-like G/H family protein encodes MVLHKKSPRTLNTPQTTPRPFSPLQFLIKGLQIASGITIGGLLLLIGLANLGSLIGCAPKAYESEAKNNIGSLNRAQQVYSLDSGKFTANLGELETGIPQETKNYRYSIQTEGNSVFHYAISKAPKASGWDKLMGVRDISNFVGAVFLVPDEATKEMLTVTVECQAKKSSVVQYPKLTLQNGVPTCPKNFTKL; translated from the coding sequence ATGGTATTACACAAGAAATCTCCCCGAACCCTTAACACCCCACAAACCACACCTCGTCCTTTCTCCCCCCTGCAATTCCTCATCAAAGGATTGCAAATTGCATCGGGTATAACCATTGGCGGACTCTTGCTACTCATCGGTTTAGCTAATTTGGGGAGTTTGATAGGTTGTGCGCCTAAAGCATATGAATCAGAGGCAAAAAACAATATTGGTTCGCTGAATCGAGCGCAACAGGTTTATTCCCTAGATTCGGGAAAATTTACAGCGAACCTGGGGGAATTAGAGACGGGGATTCCCCAGGAAACCAAAAATTATCGCTATTCCATACAAACAGAGGGAAATTCGGTCTTTCACTACGCCATTTCTAAAGCACCCAAAGCAAGTGGGTGGGATAAATTGATGGGTGTGCGAGATATTTCCAATTTTGTTGGTGCTGTTTTTTTAGTTCCCGATGAAGCGACTAAAGAAATGCTAACTGTCACAGTAGAATGTCAAGCGAAAAAATCTAGTGTCGTTCAATATCCCAAACTGACGTTACAAAATGGCGTACCCACCTGTCCTAAAAATTTCACAAAGCTTTGA
- a CDS encoding PPC domain-containing protein produces the protein MTPSYAYRWFSPLLFAAAIVAFEASPLQAQPLYNPQPLSGNEIDDVLSDKDIPTGEGGFARDYRVSLENGDQVAIDLLSDEFDTIVTLISADGSTVAENDDGPDGSTNSLLFARISETGEYIVRVRAFGETGGGDFTLKVTRLRPI, from the coding sequence ATGACCCCATCCTATGCCTACCGTTGGTTTTCCCCATTACTCTTTGCTGCTGCCATCGTGGCGTTTGAAGCATCACCCCTCCAAGCGCAGCCACTTTATAACCCTCAGCCATTATCTGGGAATGAGATTGACGATGTTCTCTCGGATAAGGACATTCCCACTGGGGAAGGGGGATTTGCTCGCGATTATCGAGTGAGTTTGGAAAATGGCGACCAAGTTGCCATCGATCTGCTCTCCGATGAATTCGATACGATTGTGACATTAATTTCAGCAGACGGATCGACAGTGGCAGAAAATGATGATGGTCCCGATGGTTCGACTAATTCGCTACTGTTTGCCCGAATCTCCGAAACCGGCGAATATATCGTGCGCGTTCGCGCTTTTGGCGAAACGGGAGGAGGGGATTTTACGTTGAAGGTGACGCGCTTGCGACCGATTTAG
- a CDS encoding MogA/MoaB family molybdenum cofactor biosynthesis protein: MLPHPDKDALVVNCAVITVSDTRTPEIDRSGQLAQKCLIEAQHRVNAYRIVPDDPDLIQGELTELGARRDIDAIVFNGGTGIAPRDTTYDALERQLEKVLPGFGELFRSLSYQEIGSRAIASRAIAGTYRNTLIFSLPGSTNAVKLALEKLILPELVHLVTQLNARSTI, from the coding sequence ATGCTTCCCCATCCCGATAAAGATGCCCTTGTTGTCAACTGCGCCGTCATTACTGTCAGCGATACTCGAACCCCCGAAATCGATCGCAGCGGTCAACTCGCTCAAAAGTGCTTAATCGAAGCCCAGCATCGCGTTAACGCCTATCGAATCGTGCCAGACGATCCCGACCTCATTCAAGGCGAACTGACCGAATTGGGGGCGCGTCGCGACATTGACGCGATCGTGTTTAATGGCGGTACGGGCATCGCGCCGAGAGACACCACCTACGATGCTCTCGAACGGCAGCTAGAGAAGGTTTTACCGGGGTTTGGGGAGCTGTTTCGCAGTTTGAGCTATCAAGAAATCGGTTCTCGCGCGATCGCGTCTAGGGCAATTGCCGGAACCTATCGCAACACCCTCATCTTCTCCCTTCCCGGCTCCACCAATGCGGTCAAACTCGCCCTAGAGAAGTTGATTCTACCCGAACTCGTCCATCTTGTCACGCAGTTAAACGCGCGATCGACGATATAA
- a CDS encoding response regulator, whose amino-acid sequence MVERRILIIDDEADIREVAQLSLEISNDWEVLTASSGKEGLKMAVAHRPDAILLDVMMPDMDGPTTWENLQQDPTTKDIPVIFLTAKVQAAEQRRYAQLGITAVLTKPFDPLTLADHIVQTLKWV is encoded by the coding sequence ATGGTGGAACGGCGAATTCTAATTATTGATGACGAAGCAGATATCCGAGAAGTGGCTCAACTGAGTCTTGAAATCAGTAACGATTGGGAAGTTCTGACCGCCTCTTCAGGAAAGGAAGGACTTAAAATGGCTGTGGCTCATCGACCCGATGCGATTCTTTTGGATGTGATGATGCCGGATATGGATGGGCCAACCACTTGGGAAAATCTACAACAAGACCCCACCACAAAAGATATTCCCGTTATTTTTCTCACGGCAAAAGTTCAAGCTGCCGAACAGCGTCGATACGCACAGTTAGGCATAACCGCCGTTTTAACCAAACCTTTCGATCCCCTGACCTTAGCCGATCACATCGTACAAACCTTAAAATGGGTTTGA
- the cobS gene encoding adenosylcobinamide-GDP ribazoletransferase encodes MKGLISQGLSCWRSLLGAVIFYTCIPLPSHWKLEFERIARWAPLIGVGIGGLLGVVDRGLAAVEMPLGMRSAVEIALWVALTGGLHLDGAMDAADGLAVGDPQRRLAVMRDSHTGAFGAIALVLLLLLKFAALSELHVDRGWGLAIAAGWGRWGQVAAIALYPYLRTEGKGAFHKTALKPPQDVLLGFFVLLGLSRWQFIVCGQGGEMVIVGSAIALLVGFWFYRQLGGHTGDTYGAVVEWTEAFLLCIFATL; translated from the coding sequence ATGAAAGGTTTGATTTCACAGGGATTGAGCTGCTGGCGCTCTTTACTGGGAGCAGTTATTTTTTACACTTGTATTCCCCTCCCATCCCATTGGAAATTGGAGTTCGAGCGGATTGCGCGCTGGGCCCCTTTAATTGGAGTGGGAATTGGCGGTTTGTTGGGGGTTGTGGATAGGGGATTGGCTGCGGTGGAAATGCCTTTGGGGATGCGCAGTGCTGTTGAGATCGCGCTGTGGGTTGCCCTGACGGGGGGATTACATTTGGATGGGGCGATGGATGCGGCAGATGGTTTGGCGGTAGGAGATCCGCAACGGCGGTTGGCAGTGATGCGCGATAGCCATACAGGAGCCTTTGGCGCGATCGCGCTCGTTCTTCTATTACTCCTCAAATTTGCCGCATTGAGCGAACTGCACGTCGATCGAGGCTGGGGATTGGCTATTGCTGCCGGGTGGGGGCGTTGGGGACAAGTTGCCGCGATCGCGCTCTATCCCTATCTCAGAACCGAGGGAAAAGGTGCATTCCACAAAACCGCTCTCAAACCTCCCCAAGATGTTTTATTGGGGTTCTTCGTCCTTCTGGGGTTGAGCAGATGGCAATTTATTGTTTGCGGACAAGGGGGAGAAATGGTGATAGTGGGGAGCGCGATCGCGCTCCTGGTGGGATTCTGGTTTTATCGCCAACTGGGGGGACACACCGGAGACACCTACGGCGCAGTCGTTGAGTGGACGGAAGCTTTTCTGCTCTGCATTTTTGCAACCTTATAA
- a CDS encoding class I SAM-dependent methyltransferase: MTNQLDGNSEQTLAKERQFHDRWASAIDIDGIRVKDYFEACTAPENRFILQQIGEVRDKLLLDLGCGAGENSVYFAQRGARCIAADYSPGMVQVALQLAEKNSVKIEGCMANAMALEFPDNHFDLVYAANLLHHIPDPIIALNEMHRVLKPGGKACFWDPLKHNPIINIYRQLATEVRTEDEHPLDIEIVKSVRALFDCVAYDTFWLISLWTFLRFYLIEKVDPNQERYWKKIIIEKDRIQPSYQRLEKLDEILKKIPGAKRMCWNLAVVATK; this comes from the coding sequence ATGACAAACCAACTTGATGGAAATTCAGAACAAACCTTAGCAAAAGAACGGCAATTTCACGATCGCTGGGCATCTGCAATTGACATTGATGGCATTCGAGTCAAAGATTATTTTGAAGCGTGTACGGCTCCAGAAAATCGTTTTATTTTGCAACAAATAGGAGAAGTTCGCGACAAATTGCTCCTCGATTTAGGTTGTGGTGCGGGAGAAAATAGTGTCTATTTTGCCCAACGGGGCGCACGTTGTATCGCAGCAGATTATTCTCCTGGAATGGTACAAGTTGCCCTGCAACTTGCAGAAAAAAATAGTGTAAAAATTGAAGGCTGTATGGCAAATGCAATGGCATTGGAATTTCCTGACAATCATTTCGATCTCGTCTATGCCGCCAACCTCCTGCACCATATTCCAGACCCTATTATTGCCTTAAATGAAATGCACCGCGTCTTAAAACCCGGTGGAAAAGCCTGCTTTTGGGACCCCCTCAAGCACAATCCAATTATTAATATTTATCGGCAACTGGCCACAGAAGTTCGCACAGAAGACGAACACCCCTTAGATATAGAAATTGTCAAATCCGTTCGAGCCTTATTCGATTGTGTTGCTTACGATACATTTTGGTTGATTTCCCTCTGGACATTTTTACGATTTTATTTAATTGAAAAAGTCGATCCCAATCAAGAACGGTATTGGAAGAAAATAATCATTGAAAAAGATCGAATTCAACCCAGTTATCAACGCCTAGAAAAATTAGACGAAATTCTCAAAAAAATCCCTGGTGCAAAACGGATGTGTTGGAATCTTGCCGTTGTAGCAACGAAATAA
- a CDS encoding response regulator, with product MTVGPFSLSFTAVTLVDRLHEKRFFQKVSHSTGKTLLLIDPEDDLREVTQTGLELTTNWKIFTAPSYTEGLRLAIAQKPDAILVNGSMIDLEYSAIFNQLDSHPVTENIPIIAISDRVRLGDKVQFAQLGVMDVIAKPFDSANLGQQIATFLQWNASYPSPYD from the coding sequence ATGACTGTTGGACCATTCTCTCTTTCGTTTACTGCTGTTACGCTTGTCGATCGGCTGCACGAGAAACGATTTTTTCAAAAAGTGAGTCACTCTACGGGCAAAACGCTTTTACTCATCGATCCTGAAGACGATCTCCGCGAAGTGACTCAAACGGGTTTAGAGCTAACCACGAATTGGAAGATATTCACTGCTCCATCCTATACTGAGGGCTTAAGACTCGCGATCGCGCAAAAACCCGATGCGATTTTGGTCAATGGGTCGATGATCGATTTAGAATATTCAGCAATTTTCAACCAACTCGATTCTCACCCCGTCACCGAAAATATCCCCATTATTGCCATTAGCGATCGCGTTCGACTCGGAGACAAAGTACAATTTGCTCAACTGGGAGTGATGGATGTCATTGCTAAACCCTTTGATTCTGCTAACTTAGGACAACAGATAGCAACGTTTCTTCAATGGAATGCGAGCTATCCTTCCCCCTACGATTAA
- the cobM gene encoding precorrin-4 C(11)-methyltransferase encodes MSLSPTEPLKPAVYIIGTGPGDPELLTVKAHKILTRVDVVLYADSLVPQQILQDVRPDAERIPTGNKTLEEIIPLTLERVRQNKSVARLHSGDLSLYSAVREQIQIFVEEEIPFELIPGISAYQDAAAKLGVELTVPELVQTIILTRTNGRASKVPEAEELASLAAHKASLCLYLSARHAVEAQERLLQHYPPETLVGVCYRLGWSDEQIWVVPLEQMAAITQEKELIRTTLYVISPGLGALGDARSRLYHPDHSHLFRPR; translated from the coding sequence ATGTCTCTATCCCCAACAGAACCTCTCAAACCCGCCGTTTATATCATTGGTACGGGTCCAGGGGACCCAGAATTACTCACGGTTAAAGCGCACAAAATTTTGACGCGAGTTGATGTGGTGCTGTACGCAGACTCCCTCGTTCCCCAACAAATTTTGCAAGACGTTCGTCCCGATGCAGAACGAATTCCCACCGGAAATAAAACCCTCGAAGAAATTATCCCCTTAACCCTCGAACGGGTGCGACAAAACAAATCCGTCGCGCGCTTGCACTCCGGGGATCTCAGCCTTTATAGTGCGGTACGCGAACAAATCCAAATTTTCGTGGAGGAAGAAATTCCCTTTGAACTGATTCCCGGTATTAGCGCCTATCAGGATGCGGCGGCGAAACTGGGTGTCGAACTGACGGTTCCGGAGTTGGTGCAAACGATTATTCTCACCCGCACAAACGGACGCGCCTCCAAGGTTCCCGAAGCGGAGGAATTGGCATCTCTTGCCGCCCATAAAGCCAGTCTTTGCCTGTATTTGAGCGCTCGTCACGCGGTAGAGGCTCAGGAGCGATTGTTGCAACACTATCCCCCAGAAACCCTCGTTGGAGTTTGCTATCGTTTGGGGTGGTCTGACGAGCAAATTTGGGTGGTTCCCCTGGAACAGATGGCGGCGATAACCCAGGAAAAAGAGTTGATTCGCACGACCTTATATGTTATCAGTCCGGGGTTAGGGGCGTTAGGAGACGCGCGATCGCGCCTATACCATCCCGACCATTCTCACCTGTTTCGTCCGCGCTGA